DNA from Halorarum salinum:
AGTCCGCCCCGTCGTCACATGTCCAGCGATGAGTCACCCGTGGGCCCCTGGCGGTCGCTCGACGGGGGACTAGCCGGCGACGGTGGGGACCCAGACCTCGTGTTCGCGCACGTCAGCGACCTGCACGGACAGCTGACCCCGCGGCATCAGGTCTACTACGACAACCCCACGTCGGGGCCGGATTTCGAGTTCGGCGACGACGACCGCGTCGTCGAACGCGGCGGCGGCGTCCCGGTCCTCGCGGCGAAACTCGACGAACTCCGCGGGCGACACGAGGTCCGAACGCTGATGAGCGGCGACACGTTCCACGGCTCCGCGGTGACGACGTACACGGACGGGCGGGCGATGCTCGACCCGATCAACCGGCACCTCGAACCCGACGTGTACGTCCCCGGCAACTGGGACTTCTCGAACGAGGCAGCCGAGGACGGCAACTTCCTCGACCTGATGGACGCGCTCGACGCGCCGGTGCTCGCGAACAACCTCTACGACTGGGGGACGGGCGATCGTCTGTTCGACGCCTACGAGGTCTTCGACGTGGGCGGCGTCGCCGTCGGCGTCGTCGGGATGACGAACGTCTACGTCGACCGGATGGCGCCCGCGTTCGCCGAGGGGAAGTACCGGTTCGGGAAGCACCCGGCGCTCCTCGAGGAGTCCGCGGAGGCCGCACGCGAGGACGGCGCGGACGTCGTCGTCGCCGTCACCGAGATCGGCCTCCCCTGGATGGTGCAGGCCGCGAAGGACTGTGCGAACGTGGACGTGATGTTCAGCGCGCACACCCACGAGTACACGTACGACCCAATCGTCGTCGAGGACACGGGGACGGTCGTCGTCGAGTCCGGGATGGGCGAGGCGCTCGGGCGGGTCGACCTCCGGCTTCGGGACGAGGAGGTGCAGTTCCGACACCACCTCTACTGTCTGACCGAGGGCGGCGAGCACACCCCGGAACCGGACCCCGAGGCAGCGGCGACGGTCGAGTCGGTACGCGCGCCGTTCCTCGAGGACGACCCGGGGTTCGAGCGCGGTGCCGGTCGGCTCGACCGTCCCCTCGACGCGGTCGTCGGGCGGACGGAGGAGCCGCTCTACCGGCAGTCGTTCCTCGAGAGCGCCTGGAACACGCTGTTCAACGACGCGCTCCGCGCCCACTTCGAGGCCGACCTGGCCGTCTCGCACGGCTTCCGGTACGGGACCGCCGTCCCCCCGGGCGAGCTCACGCTCGGACAGCTGTACACGTTCTTCCCGCAGACGGTTCCGGTCGCACGCGGGGTCGCGTACGGCCAGCAGCTCACCTCCCACATGGAGACGTTCCTCGAGGACAACTTCACGCCGTACCCGTACGACCAGGAGGACGGCCGCGTCCGGAGCTACTCATCGAACGTCGAGGTGACGATCGACCCGACCGCCAAGCGCGGTCGTCGGCTGGTCGAGCTGCGGGTCGACGGCGAGCCGGTCGACCCGGAGGAACCGTACTCGGTGGCGACGTTCACCCGCCCCGGCGACCCCGAGCGCGACCTCGGGAACTGCGGGTTCCCCTTCCGGGACGTACGCGTCGACGACGGGACGGTCCCGGTCGACGTCGTCGCCGCGTACGTCGAGGAACACTCGCCGGTGGACTACGGGGTGACGGGGCTGGTCCGGACCGCCGACGACGGCGGCCGGGCCCAGAACACCCCCGCCGACGGCCCGTACCCGTTCGTCCAGCCGGGCGTCGACTACGCGGACGGCGAGACCTACTGCGGGACGGCGATGATCCCGCGGGGGAACGCCTTCCCCGACGAGGGGCGGAACCGGCGACGGTAGGGCGGCCGCTGGCGGTCGACCGGCGGAGCCGGTGGCGGAGGGGCGAAGCGACCGACGGACGGACGATGTGGGCGGAGAACCGACGCGAAACCACACGGGAACCCACGAAACCATGGTCGAGAAAATCACCGCGGAACAGCTCGCGGACGGGATAGACGCCGGCGAACAGTTCACGCTCATCGACACGCGCCCGGAGGACAGCTTCGAGGCGTGGCACGTGCGGAACGCGGAGAACGTCCCGTACGACCCGCGGGAGGGACTCGACGAGGGCCAGTTCGAGGAGGTGAAGGAGCTGGCCGACGGCCGCCCCGTCGTCGGCATCTGCGGCAAGGGGATTACATCGACGCCGTTCGGCTTCGAACTCGACGAGAGAGGCTACGACGACGTGTCGGTCGTCGCCGGCGGCATGGAGGCGTGGAGCAAGGTGTACGAGGTCGCCCCCGTCGAGACGGAAAACGACGACCTCGTCGTCCGGCAGGTCCAGCGCCGGGCGAAGGGCTGTCTCGGCTACGTCGTCGGCTCGCGGGAGGCCGAGGAGGCGGTCGTCGTCGACGCGACCAGACAGACCGACCAGTTCAAGGTCACCGCGGCGGACGCGGGGCTCACCGTCGCCCGCGTGTTCGACACGCACGTCCACGCGGACCACATCTCCGGCGGCCCGGCGCTCGCGGAGGAGGTCGGCGTCCCGTACCACCTGGGCGAGCCGGCCCACGACCGCGGCGTCGAGTACGAGTTCGACGCGCTCTCGGACGGGGAGGTCGTCGAGGTCGGCGACGTTAGGGTCGAGGCGCTCCACACGCCGGGGCACACCTCGGAGATGATGAACTACCTCGTGGACGACGAACTCCTGCTCACGGGCGACACGCTGTTCGTCGACTCGGTCGGCCGGACGGAGCTCCAGTTCGGCGAGGCGGACGCCTCCCGTGGCGCCGAACTCTTGTACGAGTCGCTCCACGAGACCATCCTCGAGTTGCCCGACGACGTCCGGATCCTGCCGGGCCACCTCACGATCACGAGCGACGGTCGCTACGAGAACGGGACGCCGGGCGAGCCGCTCACGGCCCGCCTCGGCGATCTCCGCGAGGAACTCGACCTCCTCGGGCTCGACGAGGCGGCGTTTGTCGAGCGGCTGACCGAGAACGCCCCCGAGAAGCCGCCGAACTACGAGTCGGTCATCGCCATCAACACCGGCCGGGAGACGGTCGAGGACGAGAGCGAGGCGACCGAACTCGAACTCGGCCCGAACAACTGTGCCGCGTGAGCGGGGTCACGTCCCCGTGGGTGCCCCCGCGGGGACACCGCGACTCTCGTCCGCTCGGTCGGACCCCGGGAGGACGCGTCCGTCAAAACAGTAATCACCGTTCGGAACGTCTTGCACGATGTGTCCTATACTACACAAAAACAGGTGACCGGATCGTTCGACGACGTCGTCGAGCGGACGATCGACGCGCTGGAGGACGAGGGGTTCGGGGTACTCTGTGACATCGACGTACGGGCCACGTTCGCGGAGAAACTCGACGAGGAGTTCCGCAACTACCGCATCCTCGGGGCGTGCAACCCGCAACTGGCCTACCAGGGGCTCGAGGCCGAGATCGAACTGGGCGCGCTGCTCCCGTGTAACGTCGTCGTCTACGAGGCCGACGACGGCGACGTCGTCGTGAGCGCGGTCGACCCGGAGCAACTCGTCGGCATCACGGACAACCCGGAACTCGACTCCATCTCCGAGGACGTCGCGGGTCGGTTCGAGCGGGTGCTCGACGCGCTGTGAGCGGCCGGTCGTCCCTCGATCGACGGCGGCTTCTTCGTGCGCTCGGCGGGGCCGGTGTGAGCGCGCTCGCTGGCTGTTCCTCGCTCGGCGGCTCGCCGTTCGACGGCTCCGCGTCGACGTCGACTCCCCGTCCGGCCCCCTCGGGCCCGGCCGACACGACCGCGACGCTGCGGGCGACAGCCGGGACGGTCGAGCCGGGCCCGGGGGAGTCCACAGAGAACTGGCTCTTCGACGGCGAGTTCCCCGGCCCCGAACTCCGGATGGCCGAGGGTGAGGTGTTCGAGCTCGAACTGACGAACGACCTCCCGGAAGGGACGACGATACACTGGCACGGCGTCCCCGTGACGAACGGGATGGACGGCGTTCCCGACGTCACCCAGGCGCCGGTCGAACCCGGCGGCTCGTTCACGTACCGGTTCCGGGCGGAGCCCCCGGGCACGTACTTCTACCACAGCCACGCCGGCCTCCAGCTCGACCGCGGGCTGCTCGCTCCGCTCGTCATCGAGGAGTCCGACCCGCACGTGGCGTACGACCGCGAGTACACCGTCGTCGTCGACGACTACCTCGACCGTGCCCCGCGACCGCTCTCCGCCGCCGACTCGGACCGGGGCCCAGGGGGCGGTCCCGGCGGCACGGGCGGCGGACCGATGGCGACGAGACGACCGCCGTACGCCGGCCCCCTCGTCGACGGTCGCCTGCCGGACGACCCGCGAACGTTCGGGGTTCGGGACGGCGAGCGCGTCCGCTTCCGGTTCGTCAACGCGAGCAGCGCGACGGCGTTCCGCGTTCGGATCGCCGGACACCCGTTGACCGTCACGCACGCCGACGGACAGCCGGTCGAGCCGGTCACCGTCGACTCGTTCGGCTTCGGCTCGGGCGAACGGTACGACGCCGTCGTCGAGGCGGGCAACCCCGGGACGTGGGAGCTACGTGCCGACGCCATCGACGGCGACGAACCGCCGGGGAGGGCGATCATGTCGTACGAGGGTACCGGGGCGTCCGAGTCGCCGACCGCTCCGTCGTCGGACGACCGGCGGCTGTCGTACGACGACCTCCGGGCGCTCTCGCCGTTGGACGGCGTCGGCGGGAGTCCGGATCGAACGTTCGACCTGACGCTCTCGGCGGGCCGTCGCTCGAACCGGTGGCTGATCGACGGGGAGGCCTACCCCGACGCGGACCCCCTCGAGGTTCGGGAGGGAGAACACGTCCGGGTCAGGATGACGAACCGGAGCCCCGTCATCCACCCGATGCACCTCCACGGGCACTTCTTCCGGGTCGGGGACGCGGTCAAGGACACCGTGGTCGTCCCCGGCCACATGGGCCAGGTGACGTTCGACTTCGTCGCCGACAACCCCGGGAACTGGCTGTTCCACTGCCACAACCTGTACCACCTCGACGCGGGGATGGCACGCGTCGTGCGGTACGTCCAATGATCCACGCGGTCGGAACACGCTTCCGTCCTTCCGCCCGGCCGCCTCCGGCGGTGCAGATACGACCGAAGTACCGGGAGGTGGGGGGTTCCCGACGGAGGGACGCCGAGTCGCCCGGGTTCCCGCCCAGTACGTCGAACCCGCCGTCGTCCGGTCGCTTTCCGCCGGAAGGTCGACCGTGGGCTTACCCCGTGTCGTGGGGTTCGCGGCCACCTTCGGAACCCGGCCCGTACTCGTGTTCCGCGTACCACTGGGGCTCGGGCCACTG
Protein-coding regions in this window:
- a CDS encoding 5'-nucleotidase C-terminal domain-containing protein — protein: MSSDESPVGPWRSLDGGLAGDGGDPDLVFAHVSDLHGQLTPRHQVYYDNPTSGPDFEFGDDDRVVERGGGVPVLAAKLDELRGRHEVRTLMSGDTFHGSAVTTYTDGRAMLDPINRHLEPDVYVPGNWDFSNEAAEDGNFLDLMDALDAPVLANNLYDWGTGDRLFDAYEVFDVGGVAVGVVGMTNVYVDRMAPAFAEGKYRFGKHPALLEESAEAAREDGADVVVAVTEIGLPWMVQAAKDCANVDVMFSAHTHEYTYDPIVVEDTGTVVVESGMGEALGRVDLRLRDEEVQFRHHLYCLTEGGEHTPEPDPEAAATVESVRAPFLEDDPGFERGAGRLDRPLDAVVGRTEEPLYRQSFLESAWNTLFNDALRAHFEADLAVSHGFRYGTAVPPGELTLGQLYTFFPQTVPVARGVAYGQQLTSHMETFLEDNFTPYPYDQEDGRVRSYSSNVEVTIDPTAKRGRRLVELRVDGEPVDPEEPYSVATFTRPGDPERDLGNCGFPFRDVRVDDGTVPVDVVAAYVEEHSPVDYGVTGLVRTADDGGRAQNTPADGPYPFVQPGVDYADGETYCGTAMIPRGNAFPDEGRNRRR
- a CDS encoding MBL fold metallo-hydrolase yields the protein MVEKITAEQLADGIDAGEQFTLIDTRPEDSFEAWHVRNAENVPYDPREGLDEGQFEEVKELADGRPVVGICGKGITSTPFGFELDERGYDDVSVVAGGMEAWSKVYEVAPVETENDDLVVRQVQRRAKGCLGYVVGSREAEEAVVVDATRQTDQFKVTAADAGLTVARVFDTHVHADHISGGPALAEEVGVPYHLGEPAHDRGVEYEFDALSDGEVVEVGDVRVEALHTPGHTSEMMNYLVDDELLLTGDTLFVDSVGRTELQFGEADASRGAELLYESLHETILELPDDVRILPGHLTITSDGRYENGTPGEPLTARLGDLREELDLLGLDEAAFVERLTENAPEKPPNYESVIAINTGRETVEDESEATELELGPNNCAA
- a CDS encoding DUF302 domain-containing protein — its product is MSYTTQKQVTGSFDDVVERTIDALEDEGFGVLCDIDVRATFAEKLDEEFRNYRILGACNPQLAYQGLEAEIELGALLPCNVVVYEADDGDVVVSAVDPEQLVGITDNPELDSISEDVAGRFERVLDAL
- a CDS encoding multicopper oxidase family protein yields the protein MSALAGCSSLGGSPFDGSASTSTPRPAPSGPADTTATLRATAGTVEPGPGESTENWLFDGEFPGPELRMAEGEVFELELTNDLPEGTTIHWHGVPVTNGMDGVPDVTQAPVEPGGSFTYRFRAEPPGTYFYHSHAGLQLDRGLLAPLVIEESDPHVAYDREYTVVVDDYLDRAPRPLSAADSDRGPGGGPGGTGGGPMATRRPPYAGPLVDGRLPDDPRTFGVRDGERVRFRFVNASSATAFRVRIAGHPLTVTHADGQPVEPVTVDSFGFGSGERYDAVVEAGNPGTWELRADAIDGDEPPGRAIMSYEGTGASESPTAPSSDDRRLSYDDLRALSPLDGVGGSPDRTFDLTLSAGRRSNRWLIDGEAYPDADPLEVREGEHVRVRMTNRSPVIHPMHLHGHFFRVGDAVKDTVVVPGHMGQVTFDFVADNPGNWLFHCHNLYHLDAGMARVVRYVQ